DNA from Methylobacterium currus:
GATCTCGTCGAGGGCCTTGTGCTCCAGCTCGCTGATGCCGCCCTGGTCGGCGACGTCGGCGGCGATGAGGAAGACGTCCTGGCGCTGCTCCAGCGGCCGGTCGGCGATGGCGCCGACGAGGCGCAGGTTCTCGAGCCGCCCGGCCCGGCTCTTCGCCCGGGCGATCGCCTCGTGCAGCTCCTGCTCGAGCTTCAGCACGCCGTAGGACTTGTGCAGGATCGGGTTGTTGCTGAGGTCGGCGAGCGCCGTCTCGATCTCCTCCTCGTCGATCTCCTGGTCGGCCAGGATCACGGTGGCGGCGGCCGAGCAGGAGGCGTGGAGGAAGGCGGTGTCGCCGGCATAGGACATGACGACCCGGCCGAACCGGGAGAAGGCATCCTGAAACAGCCCCATGACACGTCCTTAAGGTGAAAAATCCCTCGGGCCGGCAGCGGGCGGCCCCCTCGTCGCGGTCGCCCAACGATGCACGGGCACACGCGCCGGACAAGTGCAACGCCGCCGCGACCGGCGGACGAATTCGGGCAACGGCCGAGGTCTGCACAAGAAAACCCCCGGGCGTGCTCCATCCGACACGCCCGTCTCGACCGCGAACGCTGCGATGGGGAGGCCCCGGAATCACGGCACGACTGGCGCCGGGACGGCGAGAGGGCAGCAAGAGTCTGCCCCCGGCCCTCTCGACGGGATTGCCGCGCACCGGGCCGTCCCGCCGCGTAGAACCGCCTCCTCCATGGCGATCACGTGCTACATCGCGATCACGTGCTACATCGCGATCACTTGCTACATCGCGATCACTTGGCGGATCGCCTCGCCGCGATCGAGCCGGTCGAAGCCCTCGTTGATCTGGTCGAGGGTGAGGGTGCCGGTCATCAGCTTGTTCACCGGCAGGCGGCCCTGGCGATACAGCGCGATGTAGCGCGGGATGTCCCGGGCCGGGACGCAGGAGCCCATGTAGCTGCCGCGCACCACCCGCTCCTCGCCGACGAGACCGACCGGCGGCAGGGTGAAGCTGTGGTTCGGGTTGGCGAGGCCGGCGGTGGCCGTGGTGCCGCCGCGGCGGGTGATCCGGTAGGCGGTGTCGAAGGCCTTCACCGAGCCGGCCATCTCCAGGGCGTAGTCGACGCCGCCGTCGGTGGCGTCGCGGATCGCCGCGACGGCGTCGGGATCGGACGCGAGGAAGGTGTCGGTGGCGCCGAGCTCGCGGGCGACCCGGAGCTTGTCCTCGGAGAGATCGACCGCGACGACGCGGCCCGCTCCGCAGGCCACCGCGCCGATCAGCGCCGAAAGGCCGACGCCGCCGAGGCCCACCACCGCGACGCTCTGGCCCATCCGCACCTGGCAGGTATTCACCACCGCGCCGACGCCGGTCATCACCGCGCAGCCGAACAGGGCAGCCTCGACGAGCGGCACCTCGGAATCAATCTTCACGATCGAGCGCCGCGAGATCACCGCGTATTCGCCGAAAGCCGAGACGCCGCTGTGGTGACTCACCTCGGCGCCGTCGCAGCGGATGCGCTTCGCGCCGGACAGGAGCGTGCCGCGGGCGTTGGCGGCGTTGCCGGGCTCGCACAGGGCGCCGCGTCCCTCGCGGCAGGGCGCACAGCCGCCGCAGGTCGGCACGAAGGACATCACGACGTGGTCGCCGCGCTTGAGGTCGGTGACGCCGGGCCCGGGCTCCTCGACGATGCCGGAGGCCTCGTGCCCGAGCGCCACCGGCACCGGCCGGACCCGGTCGCCGTTGATGACCGAGAGGTCGGAATGGCAGAGGCCGGCACCGGCGATCTTGACCAGCACCTCGTCCGGCCCCGGCGGATCGAGTTCGATCGTCTCGATGCGGAGCGGCCGGCTCTCGGCATAGGGCCGCCCGACCGGGGCGTGGTGCAGGATGGCGGCGCGGACGCGTAGGGACACGATGGATCCTCCCGGCGGGGCGTCTCCCGGCCCCGGCGGGAGCAGGCTGGCAGCGGCACTGCTGCCGGTCAACCGGCCGCGGGCGCAGGATCAGGCCGCGTCACGCTCAGGCCGCATCCTCAGGCGGCGTCGTGCGCGCCGGCCTGCCAGAACGGGCGGCCGGCCTCGGCGAGCGCCTCCGCGCGGCTGAGGCCGACATCGGCCAGGGTCTCGTCGGTCATGAAGGGCAAGTCGCGCGCGAGGCCGCGGCGGGCGCTCCATCGCCGGAACCAGCCGCGCAGGATCGCCAGGCCGGCCAGGCGCGGTTCGTGCACGTGGCTCACGGTCACGACCCGCGGAGCGCCGGCGATGCGGTGCATCGGGAACGGGATGACGGTGGCGGCCACGGCAGGTCTCCTTCTGGATCGGGCCAGGCAGAGCTACCCGGAGCGGGGACCGCCGTATATTGAGTTCTTCACCCCGTTTCGTGCGCGAAACTCACAGGTCTCCGCCATGCGCAATCTGCCGCCGCTCTCGTCCCTGCGCGCCTTCGAGGCGGCGGCGCGCCTCGGCTCGGTGACGAAGGCGGCCAACGAGCTCGGGCGCACCCACGGGGCGGTGTCGCGCCAGGTGCGGGCGCTGCAGGATCAGGCCGGCACCGCCCTGTTCGAGAAGGCCGGCACGGGCCTGCGGCTCACCCCCGCCGGCGAGGCCTTCCGGGCCGTGGTGGCGGGGGTGCTCGACGATCTGGAGCGGGGCTACCTTCGCCTGCGCGATGCCGGGCGCGGCGCCAACGTCCACCTCGCCTGCGGGGCGACCTTCGCGATGCGCTGGCTGGTGCCGCGGCTGTCGGGCTTCTACCGCGAGCGGCCGACGGTGCAGGTGCGCCTCTCGATGACCTCGGCCCGGGAGACCCGCGACGACGGCGCAGACCTGGTGCTGACCTGGGACCGGCTCGCCCATCCGATCCGCGACGAGACCCGGGCGATCCGCCTCGGCGACGTGGCCTTCGGGGCGGTCTGCGCGCCCGATTACTTGGTCCGGGTCGAGAACCGGCGGATCGCCGCCGAGACCCGGATCGTCCACGAATACACGCCGCATTCCTGGCCGGCCTGGGAGGCGGCGACGGGGATGCGGGTCGCGGCCGAGCGGGACATCGCCTTCCCGCATAACGGCCTGTGCATCGAGGCCGCCCTGTCGGGCCTCGGCGTCGCGCTGGTGGAGCAGGTGCTGGTGCGCGACGACCTGGCGGCGGGCCGCCTCGTCGCCCCCTGCGGCCTGCACCGCTTCGCCGACGGCTTCGCCGCCGTGCCGGCGGCGGACCGTCCGCTCTCGCCGGCCGCGTCGGCCTTCGTCGACTGGCTGCGGCGGATGCTGGCCGCGGAGGCGTGAGCCGGCGATCCCGTCACGCCCCGCGGTCCCGGCGCATCGCCGGTGCCAGCAGGGTCCGACCCCATCACCGGCGGGTGCATCTCGGGCGGCTCGCGCCGAACTGCCCCAACGCAGAGGCGCCGCGAGACCGCTCGAATCGTACGCAGACCAAGTATCCACCCGCG
Protein-coding regions in this window:
- a CDS encoding Tellurite resistance protein TerB, giving the protein MGLFQDAFSRFGRVVMSYAGDTAFLHASCSAAATVILADQEIDEEEIETALADLSNNPILHKSYGVLKLEQELHEAIARAKSRAGRLENLRLVGAIADRPLEQRQDVFLIAADVADQGGISELEHKALDEIAEVLGVEKAALLGL
- a CDS encoding zinc-dependent alcohol dehydrogenase family protein translates to MSLRVRAAILHHAPVGRPYAESRPLRIETIELDPPGPDEVLVKIAGAGLCHSDLSVINGDRVRPVPVALGHEASGIVEEPGPGVTDLKRGDHVVMSFVPTCGGCAPCREGRGALCEPGNAANARGTLLSGAKRIRCDGAEVSHHSGVSAFGEYAVISRRSIVKIDSEVPLVEAALFGCAVMTGVGAVVNTCQVRMGQSVAVVGLGGVGLSALIGAVACGAGRVVAVDLSEDKLRVARELGATDTFLASDPDAVAAIRDATDGGVDYALEMAGSVKAFDTAYRITRRGGTTATAGLANPNHSFTLPPVGLVGEERVVRGSYMGSCVPARDIPRYIALYRQGRLPVNKLMTGTLTLDQINEGFDRLDRGEAIRQVIAM
- a CDS encoding DUF1127 domain-containing protein — translated: MAATVIPFPMHRIAGAPRVVTVSHVHEPRLAGLAILRGWFRRWSARRGLARDLPFMTDETLADVGLSRAEALAEAGRPFWQAGAHDAA
- a CDS encoding LysR substrate-binding domain-containing protein; amino-acid sequence: MRNLPPLSSLRAFEAAARLGSVTKAANELGRTHGAVSRQVRALQDQAGTALFEKAGTGLRLTPAGEAFRAVVAGVLDDLERGYLRLRDAGRGANVHLACGATFAMRWLVPRLSGFYRERPTVQVRLSMTSARETRDDGADLVLTWDRLAHPIRDETRAIRLGDVAFGAVCAPDYLVRVENRRIAAETRIVHEYTPHSWPAWEAATGMRVAAERDIAFPHNGLCIEAALSGLGVALVEQVLVRDDLAAGRLVAPCGLHRFADGFAAVPAADRPLSPAASAFVDWLRRMLAAEA